The DNA region TGATGGACAACTTCGAGTGGGCGTACGGCTATTCGAAGCGTTTCGGTGCGGTGTACGTCGACTACGCCTCCCAGCGCCGCATCCCCAAGGCGAGCGCCCACTGGTACTCCGACGTGATCCGCCGCCACGCCCTGCCCCGGGCCGACGGCGCGGTCTGACCCGAGAAGGAGGAGCGGGGCCCGCCCGGGGGGGGGCGGGCCCCGCTTTTCTGCGCCCGCCCCGCCTTACCTGCCGGTCACACGGACGCCGTAGGCTTGGGAGCGCTCCCAAGAATGTGGCGCCGGCACGGACCGCCAGGTCCGCACGAGTGTCGAGGGAACGGGCAGTGGGACTTGGTTTGGCTACCCCGCTGTGAGAAATTGACCGCGAACGGGAGGCAGCCATGGCGGCAGCGCGAGTACGGAGTGGCGGGCGGCCCACGCTCGAAGAGGTAGCGGCACGGGCCGGAGTGGGGCGGGGCACTGCCTCACGCGTCATCAACGGCTCGCCCCGGGTCAGCGCCCAGACCAGGGAGGCCGTCGAGGCGGCCGTCGCCGAACTGGGTTACGTGCCCAACCGGGCGGCCCGCGCGCTCGCCGGGAACCGGACGGACGCCATCGCGCTCGTCGTGCCCGAGTCCGAGACCCGGTTCTTCGCCGAACCGTACTTCTCCGACATCGTGCGGGGAGTCGGAGCGGCCCTCGCCGACACCGAGATGCAGTTGCTGCTGACCCTCGCCGGCAACGACCGCGAGCGCCGCCGGCTGGCCCAGTACCTGACCGCGCACCGGGTCGACGGTGTGCTGCTGGTCTCCGTGCACGCGGACGACCCGCTGCCCGACCTGCTGGAGCAGCTCGGCATGCCCTCCGTGATCAGCGGCCGCAGGCACGCGGCGGAGACGCTGCCCTCCGTCGACTCCGACAACTTCGAGGGCGCCCGCGCGGCGGTGGACCACCTGATAGCGCGGGGCCGCCGCTGCATCGCCACGATCACCGGACGCCTCGACGTGTACGGCGCCCAGCGCCGCCTCGACGGCTACCGCAAGGCCGTCGCCGCGGCCGGGCTCGACCCGGACGAGCGGCTGATCGCCCCTGCCGACTTCAGCGAGGAAGGCGGCGTCCGCGCCATGCGCGAGCTGCTGGCCCGGCGCCCGGACGTGGACGCGGTGTTCGCCGCATCCGACGTGATGGCGGCGGGCGCCCGCCAGGTGCTGCGTGAGTCCGGCCGCCGCATCCCGGACGACGTGGCCCTCATCGGCTTCGACGACTCGGCGGTGGCCCGCCACATGGACCCGCCGCTGACGAGCGTCCGCCAGCCGATCGAGGAGATGGGCCGCACGATGACCCGCGTCCTGCTCCAGGAGATCGCGAACCGCTCCTCGGGCGACGGCACCCAGGAACGCCCGAGGATCGTGCTGCCCACGGAGCTGGTGGTGCGGGAGTCGTCCTGACGTGCGGGGGTGAGCCCGCTTGCTCGTACGAAGGTCAAAAATTTCACAACTCCTCCATGAGCGGAGTCGTCGGCCACTAGGGTTCCCGGATACGGCGAACGTGTGACGCACCACACAACGTCACACACCATCCTGCCGCGCGTGCGCCCTGGTCCGGCAGTGCCTTTGGGGGGCCGCATGCAGAAGATGGTCAAGGGTGCCAACGTCGGTCTGGCCGCGCTGAGCGAGGACGTCGGATCCGTGGTGACCCCGAACCGGCGGACCTCCTCCCGAAGGACGGTGCGGAGATCGTCGGCTTCCGGCTCTCCCTGTTCAAGGGCATGGGCAACGGCCGGGGCAATGCCGAATCAGGGTTCATCCGCAGTGTCGACGAGGCGGTGGACCGCTTCCACGCTCATGTGATCACCCGGTTGGAGACCCGTGAAGGGCGCCGCACCGGGGGCGAGCCGGTGGCTTCCCGCTGACTTCCCGCTGGACGTGGGGGGCGGCCCCGCCGCGTCGGGGGAATGCGCGGCAGGGCCACTGTGCCGAGTGCCCGGCAGGCGGGTTTCGATGCGGTGCGGGGCGCTCTGTGCCGGGTCTCACGTGGCTGCCCAGCCGGACGCCGGCCGCGCCGTGCGTACGGCGGACCCGCGACCATGCCGGCGTGCCGCCGACACCTCGGTGACCCGCGGGCTCGCAGGCCGCTGCCTGGAGCGGTGACGGGAGCGGTGACCAGCCTCCGGACGGACATCGGCTCGGCGAGGGCGCGCTCCAGTACCTGCTGCGCGTGGCGTGGCGGGAGCGAGCGGTGGTGGAACGCCCGGCGACCGCCCGGCCGGCGTGCCTCCTCCTCGCCGTCCCGCAGCGTCCCGCACCGCGCGGCTGCCGGCCACGTGGGCCCGGAGAGGCTGCCGCTGGGCCCAGGGCCCCACCGCGCCCGTCCCGCGCTCCCGGACGGGACGCCGGACGGTGTCCGGGGCCGGTATCGGGGCACAGGGCACAGGGCACAGGGCACAGGGCACAGGGCACGAGAAAGGCCCGACCTGTTTTCACAGGTCGGGCCTTTCTCCATCAGGGTGAGTAACGGGACTTGAACCCGCGACATCCTGGACCACAACCAGGTGCTCTGCCAGCTGAGCTATACCCACCATGTCGCCCGGTCTTTTTCCGACCGGCCGAGAAAAAGTGTACAGGGTCCGAGAGGGTGCTCGCGCCCGAGTTCTTCCGGCCCCGGTCGCGGGCCCCGAAGGGCCCGTGACCAGGGGGTGTGCGCCCTACTGGGCGGTGGGCGGCGTGTGGCGTGCCGCGATCTCCTTGGCGCGTGCCGAGTCCGGGCCGGGCTGCGGCACGAAGACGGCCTCGCGGTAGTACCGCAGCTCCGTGATGGAGTCACGGATGTCCGCCAGCGCCCGGTGGTTGCCGTTCTTGTCCGGACTGTTGAAGTACGCCCTCGGGTACCAGCGCCGGGCCAGCTCCTTGACCGAGGACACATCGACGATCCGGTAGTGGAGGTAGCCCTCCAGCGACGGCATGTCCCGCAGGAGGAAGCCCCGGTCGGTACCGACCGAGTTCCCGCACAGCGGGGCCTTGCCCGGCTCCTTCACGTGCTCGCGCACGTACGCCAGGACACGCTCCTCGGCGTCGGCCAGGGTGGTGCCCCCCGCCAGCTCGTCGAGGAGGCCCGAGGCGGTGTGCATCTGCCGCACCACCTCGGGCATCGTCTCCAGCGCCGCGTCCGGCGGGCGGATCACGATGTCCACCCCTTCGCCGAGCACGTTCAGTTCCGAGTCGGTGACCAGCGCGGCCACCTCGATGAGTGCGTCGTCCGTCAACGAGAGCCCGGTCATCTCGCAGTCGATCCACACCATGCGGTCGTTCATGCGCCCCACCCTACGGGGCACTCCGCTGCCCGGGCAGGGCCGGGCGCCCGGGAACGTACGCATCGGGCATCCCCGCGAAGTGCTCCATGGGGCCGCCGGAGCCCGCCGCCGCGGTGACGGGTGCCGGGCCGGGGGAGGCCGCCACAGCGGCCCGCCGGCTCGACGCCGTGCCCTGGGTGGGCACGGACGTCTCCATCACCGTGGTGACGCCCTCGAGCGCCCCGCCCTGCGGACGACGGGCCCGGTAGGCGGCCCGGTACGCGGCGGGGGAGGAGCCCAGCTGGCGGCGGAAGTGCCCGCGCAGCGCGACCGGCGAACGGAAGCCACAACGGCCCGCCACCTCGTCGACCGAGTAGTCGGAGGTCTCGAGCAGCCGCTGTGCCTGCAGCACGCGCTGGGTGATGAGCCACTGGAGCGGTGCGCTGCCCGTGAGCGAGCGGAACCTGCGGTCGAAGGTCCGCCTGCTCATGTAGGCACGCGCGGCCAGCGTCTCCACGTCGAACTGCTCGTGGAGATGCTCCAGCGCCCAGGCCACGACCTCGGCGAGCGGGTCGGAGCCGATCTCCTCCGGTAAAGACCTGTCCAGATAGCGCTCCTGACCGCCACTGCGCCGCGGCGGTACGACGAGCCGGCGAGCCAGCGCCCCCGCCGCCTCGGTGCCGTGGTCGGTACGGACTATGTGGAGGCACAGATCGATTCCGGCCGCCGTTCCGGCCGAGGTGAGTACGTCTCCGTCGTCGACGAACAGCTCTCGCGGATCGACGTGCACCGACGGATAACGCTTGGCCAGCGTCGGTGCGTACATCCAGTGTGTGGTGGCCGGGCGGCCGTCCAGCAGACCGGCCGCGGCCAGCACGAAGGCGCCCGTGCACAGTCCGACGATGCGCGCGCCCTCCTCGTGGGCGCGGCGCAGCGCGTCCAGTGCCTCGGCGGGCGGCGGTGATGTGATGGACCGCCAGGCGGGCACCACGACGGTGCCGGCCCTGCTGATCGCCTCCAGGCCGTACGGCGTGCTGAGTTCGAGCCCGCCGGTCGTGCGCAGCGGCCCTTCCTCACCCCCGCACACCAGCAGGCGGTAGCGCGGAACCCCCGCGTCCTGGCGGTCGATTCCGAAAACGGAGAGCGGGATGGAGCTCTCGAAGATAGGGCCGCCGCTGAACAGCAGTACGGCTACGACTTCCCGGCGCCGCCGCCCGGTCAGCTTCCGTGCGGCCTCCGTTGTGGTGGCGGAGTCCTGGCTCATGACGCTAAGCCCCCCTCGGTGTTCGCGTCTCCCTGGTCCCTACGGGCCTGTCGCTCCTGCACGTTTCCCCTCGGTCTCGCACGCGTCCCCAGTCCTCGATCCCCATGATCGAATCTACTGCGTTCCGTGGTGCCGACGTGACACGTTCCCCCACCGGCACTATGTCGACAAGGCAACTTGGCGCGAAGCATTTGATCACGAAGCGTTTCACCCGCGAGCGCCTCAGGGAAGAGCGCCTGGTGATCATGGCCCGTCCGCGTCGGGTCAAAGCGTACCGCGCGGTCTATTCCTGCCTGGTGGCACGTGGCTTGGTCGGCCATAACGCCAAGAAAAGGGGGCCGATGTGAAGTTGGCTGAAAACCGGCGGTTGCGCGTGCGCCTTTCAGTCATGCGACCGGCGTACGACCCCTGGCGTCGGCAGCTTCAGTGCGCCCCGAGGCCTTCAGGAGACTCTTCGACGCCCCGATGTGAACCACCCGGAGCCGCCCGGTGGCGGGGAGTGACGGCCGGGCCGGTGACGGGCGGGCCGCGTCCGCAAGCCGCTCGTGGATCTGTCACACCGGCCGGCGAGAACCGGAACGGAAGCCGGCCACTTCGCCCGAGCTGGATGTACGACACAACCGGCATTGCCATACGGGACGGTCTCGGGCATGCTCCCCCCATTGCCGCACGCAGCCGTGCGAGGGCTGGGCAGTGAAGGAGTGGCGCCGTACCCTTGAGGGTAAGGAGTTGGGAAGATGATTCCCGGACACGGCTTCACCGCTCGCAGGCCCACCTCCACACCGCTCCCTCCTCACGAGGACTCTCTTCGCCGAGACACCGATGGCCGGTCACGAAATCCCTGAACCCGCAGACCGCAAGCAGGTAGCCGACCCCCGGTCGGACCCGCAGACGGTCGCAGAGTCGCGCCCCTCCTGCGATCCCGCCTTCCGGCATGGGGTCGTGGTCGGTTTCGACGGTTCCATGTCCAGCGAGCGAGCTCTCGCCTATGCCATCGGCATGGCGGGAAGGCTGAGTTCCGGGCTGATCATCGTCCACGTGGCCAACCGGCTGCCGACCACGGTCTGGGCGGGTTGCGAGCCGCCGGTCTTCGTGGACGTGCCCGACCACCGCACCGAGGTCCTCGGCCTGGAGCTGGCGTGCGCGGACTACCTCTCCGACGTGCCGTGGGTGCTCGTCGAGCGTGGCGGTGACATCTGCCACGAGCTGGAGGAGGTCGGCCGCGAGTATTCGGCGGACGCCATCGTGGTCGGCTCCACGCACGGCATCGTGGGCCGGATCTTCGGCTCGGTGGCCGGCCGTCTCGCGCGACGCGCCCAGCGCCCCGTCATCGTCATCCCCTGAGGCCTCGGAGCGTCATTCCAGGAGGCCTCAGAAGGCCACAGGGCGGCCCCTGACGGCCCGTCA from Streptomyces sp. B1I3 includes:
- the orn gene encoding oligoribonuclease yields the protein MNDRMVWIDCEMTGLSLTDDALIEVAALVTDSELNVLGEGVDIVIRPPDAALETMPEVVRQMHTASGLLDELAGGTTLADAEERVLAYVREHVKEPGKAPLCGNSVGTDRGFLLRDMPSLEGYLHYRIVDVSSVKELARRWYPRAYFNSPDKNGNHRALADIRDSITELRYYREAVFVPQPGPDSARAKEIAARHTPPTAQ
- a CDS encoding universal stress protein — translated: MAGHEIPEPADRKQVADPRSDPQTVAESRPSCDPAFRHGVVVGFDGSMSSERALAYAIGMAGRLSSGLIIVHVANRLPTTVWAGCEPPVFVDVPDHRTEVLGLELACADYLSDVPWVLVERGGDICHELEEVGREYSADAIVVGSTHGIVGRIFGSVAGRLARRAQRPVIVIP
- a CDS encoding helix-turn-helix domain-containing protein is translated as MSQDSATTTEAARKLTGRRRREVVAVLLFSGGPIFESSIPLSVFGIDRQDAGVPRYRLLVCGGEEGPLRTTGGLELSTPYGLEAISRAGTVVVPAWRSITSPPPAEALDALRRAHEEGARIVGLCTGAFVLAAAGLLDGRPATTHWMYAPTLAKRYPSVHVDPRELFVDDGDVLTSAGTAAGIDLCLHIVRTDHGTEAAGALARRLVVPPRRSGGQERYLDRSLPEEIGSDPLAEVVAWALEHLHEQFDVETLAARAYMSRRTFDRRFRSLTGSAPLQWLITQRVLQAQRLLETSDYSVDEVAGRCGFRSPVALRGHFRRQLGSSPAAYRAAYRARRPQGGALEGVTTVMETSVPTQGTASSRRAAVAASPGPAPVTAAAGSGGPMEHFAGMPDAYVPGRPALPGQRSAP
- a CDS encoding LacI family DNA-binding transcriptional regulator — translated: MAAARVRSGGRPTLEEVAARAGVGRGTASRVINGSPRVSAQTREAVEAAVAELGYVPNRAARALAGNRTDAIALVVPESETRFFAEPYFSDIVRGVGAALADTEMQLLLTLAGNDRERRRLAQYLTAHRVDGVLLVSVHADDPLPDLLEQLGMPSVISGRRHAAETLPSVDSDNFEGARAAVDHLIARGRRCIATITGRLDVYGAQRRLDGYRKAVAAAGLDPDERLIAPADFSEEGGVRAMRELLARRPDVDAVFAASDVMAAGARQVLRESGRRIPDDVALIGFDDSAVARHMDPPLTSVRQPIEEMGRTMTRVLLQEIANRSSGDGTQERPRIVLPTELVVRESS